The following coding sequences are from one Salinicoccus sp. Bachu38 window:
- a CDS encoding helix-turn-helix domain-containing protein, with translation MVDTLKLKELLTKKNMTQEKVAAAIGMDRSTFYRKMKGGGESFTIGDIQKMVEVIPLTKGEAKDIFLTS, from the coding sequence ATGGTGGATACTTTAAAGCTTAAAGAACTTCTGACCAAGAAAAACATGACGCAGGAAAAAGTGGCTGCAGCCATAGGAATGGATCGTTCTACATTTTACAGAAAGATGAAGGGTGGTGGAGAATCATTCACCATTGGTGATATTCAAAAGATGGTAGAGGTGATTCCTCTGACGAAGGGGGAGGCAAAAGATATTTTTTTAACATCATAG
- a CDS encoding ImmA/IrrE family metallo-endopeptidase, whose translation MQQLERLISRVPEVNITHDHLMPKSLDGLYYDDNIRLNANNDYYKNVAVLAEEIGHYYTSNGHITNYKDINNMRQEIRARRVGIKLVLPLESLIDCYEKGHWGDLYAMCLHLEIDRSYFEEAIEDYKQQFGSYVKYDGYLIEFEPLKIKRS comes from the coding sequence GTGCAACAGCTTGAAAGATTGATTTCGCGTGTTCCGGAAGTGAATATTACGCATGACCATCTCATGCCCAAAAGTCTGGATGGTCTCTACTACGATGATAATATACGGCTTAACGCAAACAATGACTACTACAAAAATGTAGCGGTGCTCGCTGAAGAGATCGGCCACTACTATACATCAAATGGTCATATCACAAACTATAAAGACATCAATAATATGAGGCAGGAAATCCGTGCCCGTCGCGTCGGCATAAAACTTGTTCTGCCTCTGGAGAGTCTGATCGACTGCTATGAGAAAGGGCACTGGGGTGATCTGTATGCGATGTGTCTGCACCTGGAGATTGACAGAAGCTACTTTGAAGAAGCAATCGAGGATTATAAGCAGCAGTTTGGATCCTATGTAAAATATGACGGCTATCTCATAGAATTCGAGCCATTGAAAATAAAACGAAGCTAA
- a CDS encoding helix-turn-helix domain-containing protein, with the protein MENHPSYFGFITAEVRYDPDLTGDEKILYAEITALSNKHGYCYASNDYFANLFSVTDVTVSRRLKKLKSRGYISIVYKRNGTVVTNRKIYPSTQTATAVDHSDNGPLSGGAPAVDGTVKENSITDNNITRNNITNKEHAHFEDFYTLYSKKKARPKASKAFDRAIRNHEWDIIRAGTIAYLKSIKAEDKRFQAYPATFLNEERFLDDHEYVKGNLYEADSKPASEDGNAFLKGL; encoded by the coding sequence ATGGAGAATCATCCAAGCTACTTTGGATTCATTACTGCCGAGGTACGGTATGACCCCGACCTTACCGGTGATGAAAAGATATTATATGCAGAAATCACTGCACTATCGAATAAGCATGGCTACTGCTACGCATCCAATGACTACTTTGCCAATCTCTTCAGCGTAACGGATGTCACCGTATCCCGGCGGTTGAAGAAACTGAAATCGAGAGGGTATATCAGCATCGTCTATAAGAGAAATGGCACTGTCGTAACGAATAGGAAGATATACCCGTCAACACAGACGGCAACGGCTGTTGACCATTCTGATAATGGACCGTTGTCAGGCGGGGCACCGGCCGTTGACGGAACTGTTAAAGAGAATAGCATAACTGATAATAATATAACCAGGAATAATATAACCAATAAAGAACATGCGCACTTTGAAGACTTCTACACGCTCTACAGCAAGAAGAAGGCGAGGCCCAAAGCTTCCAAAGCATTCGACAGGGCCATAAGAAATCATGAGTGGGACATCATCAGGGCCGGCACCATCGCATATCTCAAGAGCATCAAGGCTGAGGATAAACGGTTCCAGGCATATCCAGCCACCTTCCTGAATGAAGAGCGGTTCCTGGATGATCACGAATATGTCAAAGGCAATCTGTATGAAGCGGACAGCAAACCAGCTTCAGAAGATGGCAATGCCTTCCTGAAAGGATTGTAG
- a CDS encoding helix-turn-helix domain-containing protein, whose protein sequence is MDVGERIRHRRKELDVSADALANFVGVSRATIFRYERGDIEKMPAVTLKKIAEKLRTTPAFLMGWTEEKETEAAPIDTIAAHIDDDVTEEEMDDIVKYIEFIKSQHKGK, encoded by the coding sequence ATGGATGTAGGGGAAAGAATTAGACATCGACGGAAAGAGCTGGACGTTTCTGCTGATGCGCTTGCGAACTTTGTGGGGGTTTCGAGGGCAACGATCTTCAGATATGAAAGAGGCGATATAGAAAAAATGCCTGCAGTCACACTGAAAAAGATTGCTGAGAAGTTGAGAACCACCCCAGCATTCCTGATGGGATGGACTGAAGAAAAAGAAACTGAAGCAGCTCCCATTGATACCATCGCCGCCCATATTGACGATGATGTTACCGAAGAAGAGATGGATGATATTGTGAAGTATATCGAGTTTATCAAATCCCAGCATAAAGGCAAGTAA
- a CDS encoding 3'-5' exonuclease, with product MEYDQHTSRCKMEVIHIFIQEERNLWLNKKYTAAPRKYDYLKVGKLTDTFVVLDFETTGFRPLENEIIQYGLVEYENGRVVNEKSQYIKPDFGIPRKITSITGISDSTVRNSPGIEEVIEELYCSLKDKTIVAHNAAFDMKFLLQNLAEANIEHGRFGVIDTLSFARRYIRNVPNHKLPTLKKVFDLDSGHSHDALNDCRATGKLALLLYEKSLKEF from the coding sequence ATGGAATATGATCAGCATACTTCACGATGTAAAATGGAGGTAATTCATATTTTTATTCAAGAGGAAAGAAACCTATGGCTCAATAAAAAATATACTGCCGCTCCCAGGAAGTATGATTATTTGAAAGTGGGAAAGTTGACAGATACTTTTGTAGTACTGGATTTTGAAACTACTGGATTCCGACCTTTGGAAAATGAGATCATCCAATATGGACTGGTTGAATATGAGAATGGCAGAGTCGTAAATGAAAAGTCCCAGTATATAAAGCCTGATTTTGGGATACCACGAAAAATCACAAGCATAACAGGAATATCCGATAGTACCGTAAGAAACTCCCCCGGAATCGAGGAAGTAATCGAAGAATTGTATTGCTCCTTAAAAGATAAAACAATAGTTGCACATAACGCCGCTTTCGATATGAAGTTTCTATTGCAAAATCTAGCTGAGGCAAATATCGAGCATGGAAGGTTCGGGGTGATTGATACCCTTTCCTTCGCACGAAGATATATCAGGAATGTTCCCAACCACAAATTGCCTACTCTTAAAAAGGTGTTTGATCTTGATAGTGGACATTCCCACGATGCACTCAACGATTGTAGGGC